From a single Paraburkholderia sp. D15 genomic region:
- a CDS encoding helix-turn-helix domain-containing protein yields MARRAGGHVLTQSGLTRGVASASAPSPLAAPRHVVAVIAFDRISPFHLSVPCVVFGEDRGAGGLPEFDFRVCAAEPGTLTTTAGFSIAVTHGLDALDDADTIIVPSWRDPDETPPAALLAALRAAHQRGAQLVGLCLGSFVLAAAGLLDGRPASTHWAWADDFARRYPRVRLDPDVLYVDDGNVLTSAGTAAGLDCCLHVLRKLYGAETANYVARRLVVSPHRQGGQAQYVQQPMPPNPRGDRLSGLLDWVTGHLDIAHTLDSLAERALMSRRTFTRRFRLATGTTVSAWLLAQRLARAQQLLESSDESVEAIATMAGFGSTASLRQHFAHAYRTSPSAWRREFKGA; encoded by the coding sequence ATGGCCAGGCGTGCTGGTGGACATGTTTTGACGCAGAGCGGTTTGACGCGGGGGGTAGCGTCAGCCTCGGCGCCCTCTCCCCTTGCCGCGCCCCGCCACGTCGTCGCGGTGATCGCGTTCGACCGCATCAGCCCATTCCATCTGTCGGTCCCCTGCGTCGTGTTCGGCGAAGACCGCGGCGCCGGCGGTCTGCCCGAGTTCGACTTTCGCGTCTGCGCCGCCGAGCCGGGTACGCTGACCACCACCGCCGGTTTCTCGATCGCGGTCACGCACGGCCTCGACGCGCTCGACGACGCCGACACGATCATCGTCCCGAGTTGGCGCGATCCGGACGAAACACCGCCCGCCGCCCTGCTTGCCGCACTGCGTGCCGCGCACCAGCGCGGCGCGCAACTCGTCGGGCTCTGCCTGGGATCGTTCGTGCTGGCCGCCGCCGGCCTGCTCGACGGACGGCCCGCGTCGACGCACTGGGCATGGGCCGACGACTTCGCGCGCCGCTACCCGCGCGTGCGTCTCGACCCCGACGTGCTCTACGTCGACGACGGCAACGTGCTGACCTCGGCGGGCACCGCCGCCGGACTGGACTGTTGTCTGCACGTCCTGCGCAAGCTGTACGGCGCGGAAACGGCGAATTACGTGGCGCGCCGGCTGGTGGTGTCGCCGCACCGGCAAGGCGGCCAGGCGCAATACGTCCAGCAGCCGATGCCGCCCAACCCGCGCGGCGACCGCCTCTCCGGCCTGCTCGACTGGGTGACGGGCCATCTCGACATCGCCCATACGCTCGACTCGCTGGCCGAGCGCGCGCTGATGAGCCGCCGCACCTTCACGCGACGTTTCCGGCTCGCGACCGGTACGACCGTCAGCGCCTGGCTGCTCGCGCAACGGCTCGCGCGGGCGCAGCAATTACTGGAAAGCAGCGATGAATCGGTGGAGGCGATTGCGACGATGGCGGGTTTCGGGTCGACCGCGTCGCTGAGGCAGCATTTCGCTCACGCGTATCGCACGTCGCCGTCGGCCTGGCGACGGGAATTCAAGGGAGCGTGA
- a CDS encoding SRPBCC domain-containing protein, producing MELNDALRIPLAASDVWDALQDLALLRASLDNCESLTRLAHGEYELALTVPLGPLRAPYEVRAHVAGQDSGPADAERRTINFKARAEGIGALRGQIEIRLRPDDGHHGPHGGRERGTRIDYTIWATSSGPLAELPTRQLENALHQLADDFFAEFDAVVRAKYGQGPNRARGSAARRQHVFLRPIALGGVARRSRAEHVDALAGRATGASHGVSRQESSSSAVPYWAWAAMIFLVALLLYVARWLSER from the coding sequence ATGGAACTGAACGACGCGTTGAGGATTCCGCTTGCCGCGTCCGATGTCTGGGACGCGCTGCAGGATCTCGCGTTGTTGCGCGCCAGCCTCGATAACTGCGAGTCGTTGACGCGTCTCGCGCACGGCGAATACGAGCTGGCGCTGACGGTGCCGCTCGGACCGCTGCGCGCGCCGTACGAAGTGCGCGCCCATGTGGCGGGACAGGACTCCGGGCCGGCCGACGCGGAACGCCGCACGATCAATTTCAAGGCGCGCGCGGAAGGTATCGGCGCGTTGCGCGGCCAGATCGAAATCCGTCTGCGTCCGGACGATGGGCACCACGGCCCGCACGGCGGCAGGGAGCGCGGCACGCGGATCGACTACACGATCTGGGCGACGTCGTCCGGGCCGCTCGCCGAACTGCCGACGCGGCAACTCGAAAACGCACTGCATCAACTCGCCGACGACTTTTTCGCGGAGTTCGACGCGGTGGTGCGGGCCAAATACGGGCAGGGGCCGAACCGCGCGCGCGGGTCGGCGGCGCGTCGTCAGCATGTATTCCTGCGGCCGATCGCGCTCGGCGGCGTCGCGCGGCGTTCGCGCGCGGAACATGTCGATGCGCTGGCAGGACGTGCGACGGGTGCATCGCACGGGGTATCGCGGCAGGAGTCCAGTTCGAGCGCGGTGCCGTATTGGGCGTGGGCGGCGATGATCTTTCTGGTCGCGTTGCTGTTGTACGTGGCGCGCTGGCTGAGCGAGCGGTAG
- a CDS encoding DUF427 domain-containing protein: MSDAPTPHASPGSGAGGHTISIAGNRHRLRVIHGGVTMADTQAALTLSETGLPDVFYFPRADVNMARLERSAHTSHCPFKGDASYFHLRTEDGLVENAVWSYEAPLGPAQQIKGYLAFYASRVDRIDQTS, from the coding sequence ATGAGCGATGCCCCGACACCTCACGCAAGCCCCGGCTCAGGCGCGGGCGGGCACACCATCTCGATCGCGGGCAACCGTCACCGGCTGCGCGTGATTCACGGCGGCGTGACCATGGCCGATACGCAGGCGGCGCTCACGCTGTCCGAAACCGGTCTGCCGGACGTGTTCTACTTCCCGCGCGCGGACGTCAACATGGCCCGCCTCGAACGCTCGGCGCATACCTCGCACTGTCCGTTCAAGGGCGACGCGTCATACTTCCATCTGCGCACCGAGGACGGCCTGGTGGAAAACGCCGTCTGGAGTTATGAAGCGCCGCTGGGGCCGGCGCAACAGATCAAAGGGTATCTCGCGTTTTACGCATCGCGCGTCGATCGCATCGATCAGACTTCCTGA
- a CDS encoding carboxypeptidase regulatory-like domain-containing protein: MNTQRNQRRIVAAALCAALTLGLAGGAYAQQANGTTGGNTSDDTSAGNTNGGGMPQIQHRGDVAFVSGGVGQDESKALQLAQSQWPLSLRFTGPGSDFLADVRVRVVDAHDGEVLSATSRGPYMLVKLRPGRYTVHAQYKDRDQSKAVTIPAKGTAKADFYWTTQ, encoded by the coding sequence ATGAACACCCAACGCAATCAGCGAAGGATCGTAGCCGCCGCACTCTGCGCGGCGCTCACGCTCGGTCTGGCGGGCGGCGCGTATGCGCAGCAGGCGAACGGCACCACTGGCGGCAACACCAGCGACGACACCAGCGCCGGCAACACCAACGGCGGCGGCATGCCGCAAATCCAGCATCGCGGCGACGTCGCATTCGTGTCGGGCGGTGTGGGCCAGGACGAATCGAAGGCGCTGCAGCTTGCGCAAAGCCAGTGGCCGCTGTCGCTGCGCTTCACGGGCCCCGGCTCAGACTTTCTCGCCGACGTCCGCGTGCGGGTGGTCGATGCGCACGACGGCGAAGTGCTGAGCGCCACGTCGCGCGGGCCGTACATGCTGGTCAAGCTGCGTCCCGGCCGCTACACCGTGCACGCGCAGTACAAGGATCGCGATCAGAGCAAGGCGGTGACGATTCCGGCCAAGGGCACCGCGAAGGCGGACTTTTACTGGACCACCCAGTAA
- a CDS encoding DegQ family serine endoprotease — translation MNAKTLSRSAVAVAVAVALSAGYVAGHRDVPAPQVITPAQAAMMPAEAAAKTGIPDFSGLVETYGPAVVNISAKHVVKQTALRGNGNGGASGNQLPIDPSDPFYQFYKHFFGGMPGMQGGDGGDAPDQPSASLGSGFIVSSDGYILTNAHVVDGANVVTVKLTDKREFKAKVVGADKQSDVAVLKIDASNLPTVKIGDPRQSKVGQWVVAIGSPYGFDNTVTSGIISAKSRSLPNENYTPFIQTDVPVNPGNSGGPLFNLQGEVIGINSMIYSQTGGFQGLSFAIPINEAIKVKDDIVKTGHVSRGRLGVAVQGMNQTLADSFGMQKPQGALVSSVDPGGPAAKGGLQPGDVILSVNGEPVSDSSDLPSQVAGLAPGSSATVQVWRDKATKDLKVTIGSLSDAKVASDKADQPTQLQGRLGVAVRPLTPEEKSGASVSHGLLVQQSGGAAESAGIQPGDVILAVNGRPITSVDQLKQIIAGAGNSIALLIQRDNAQIFVPVDLG, via the coding sequence ATGAACGCGAAAACCTTGTCCCGTAGCGCAGTTGCAGTGGCTGTCGCCGTGGCCCTCTCCGCCGGCTATGTGGCGGGGCATCGCGATGTGCCCGCGCCGCAGGTCATCACGCCGGCGCAAGCCGCGATGATGCCCGCCGAAGCCGCCGCCAAGACCGGCATTCCGGACTTCTCCGGCCTCGTCGAAACCTATGGCCCGGCGGTCGTCAACATCAGCGCGAAGCACGTGGTCAAGCAGACGGCGCTGCGCGGCAACGGCAACGGCGGCGCCAGCGGCAATCAACTGCCGATCGATCCGAGCGATCCGTTCTACCAGTTCTACAAGCACTTCTTCGGCGGCATGCCGGGCATGCAGGGCGGCGACGGCGGCGATGCGCCCGATCAGCCGAGCGCGAGCCTGGGCTCGGGCTTCATCGTCAGCAGCGACGGCTATATCCTGACCAACGCGCATGTGGTGGACGGCGCCAACGTCGTCACCGTGAAGCTCACCGACAAGCGCGAGTTCAAGGCGAAGGTGGTCGGCGCCGACAAGCAGTCCGACGTCGCCGTGCTGAAGATCGACGCGAGCAATCTGCCGACCGTGAAGATCGGCGATCCGCGGCAGAGCAAGGTCGGCCAGTGGGTGGTCGCGATCGGTTCGCCGTACGGCTTCGACAACACGGTGACGTCGGGCATCATCAGCGCGAAGTCGCGTTCGCTGCCCAACGAGAACTACACGCCGTTCATCCAGACCGACGTGCCGGTGAATCCGGGTAACTCGGGCGGCCCGCTGTTCAATCTGCAAGGCGAAGTGATCGGCATCAACTCGATGATCTACTCGCAGACCGGCGGCTTCCAGGGCCTGTCGTTCGCGATTCCGATCAACGAGGCGATCAAGGTCAAGGACGACATCGTCAAGACCGGTCACGTGAGCCGCGGTCGTCTCGGCGTCGCGGTGCAGGGCATGAACCAGACGCTCGCCGATTCTTTCGGCATGCAGAAGCCGCAAGGCGCGCTGGTCAGCTCGGTCGATCCGGGCGGCCCGGCGGCGAAGGGCGGCTTGCAGCCGGGCGACGTGATCCTGTCGGTCAACGGCGAGCCGGTGAGCGACTCGTCGGATCTGCCTTCGCAGGTCGCCGGTCTGGCGCCGGGCAGTTCGGCCACCGTGCAGGTGTGGCGCGACAAGGCGACCAAGGATCTGAAGGTGACGATCGGCTCGTTGTCGGATGCGAAGGTCGCGTCCGACAAGGCGGACCAGCCCACGCAACTGCAAGGGCGGCTCGGCGTCGCGGTGCGGCCGTTGACGCCGGAAGAGAAGAGCGGCGCGTCGGTGTCGCACGGTCTGCTGGTGCAGCAGTCGGGCGGCGCGGCGGAAAGCGCCGGCATCCAGCCGGGCGACGTGATTCTCGCGGTCAACGGCCGGCCGATCACGAGCGTCGATCAGTTGAAGCAGATCATCGCCGGCGCGGGCAACAGCATCGCGCTGCTAATCCAGCGCGACAACGCGCAGATCTTCGTGCCGGTGGATCTCGGTTGA
- a CDS encoding ATP-binding protein: MRSIRRQLLVWLLALVLLGVGIAGWLIYRQALAEANELFDYQLEQIAAALPSEPFSQVLGSRDTGDEGIVLQIWNRNGVLMYYSRPRAPLAPRAELGFSTEHTDRGDWRVYGAIVGDNVVQLAQPVSVRNRLAASVALRTLWPLIVLLPLLGVAVWVIVGRGLKPLRRVATALDARHPEALDALPDQRLPLEVQPLVRALNGLLERLATALDIQKAFVADAAHELRTPLAAVQIQAQLVARARDDAARSEALADLQTGVTRATRLAEQLLALARSEPDGLAVTNAIDLRALLQDCVVNYAPLAQNRGVDLGIEASEPATVIGDADALRVMFNNLVDNATKYTPRGGQVDVSLHVEDGHPTVRIADSGPGIEPAERDRVFDRFYRVGAGVNRVRTDVAGSGLGLAIVRRIATQHHAAVSLDESPAGGLQVSVRF, encoded by the coding sequence ATGCGTTCGATTCGCCGTCAATTGCTGGTCTGGCTGCTGGCGCTGGTGCTGCTCGGCGTGGGCATCGCGGGGTGGCTGATTTACCGTCAGGCGCTTGCCGAAGCCAACGAACTGTTCGATTACCAGCTGGAGCAGATTGCCGCCGCGTTGCCGTCGGAGCCGTTCTCGCAGGTGCTAGGCTCGCGCGATACCGGCGACGAAGGCATCGTGCTGCAGATCTGGAATCGCAACGGCGTGCTGATGTATTACTCGCGGCCGCGCGCACCGCTCGCGCCGCGCGCCGAACTCGGTTTTTCGACCGAGCACACCGATCGCGGCGACTGGCGCGTGTACGGCGCGATCGTCGGCGATAACGTCGTGCAGCTCGCGCAGCCGGTGTCGGTGCGCAACCGGCTCGCCGCGAGCGTCGCGCTGCGCACGCTGTGGCCGTTGATCGTGCTGCTGCCCTTGCTCGGCGTCGCCGTGTGGGTGATCGTCGGACGCGGGTTGAAGCCGCTGCGGCGCGTCGCGACGGCGCTCGACGCGCGCCATCCCGAAGCGCTCGATGCGTTGCCCGATCAACGCCTGCCGCTCGAAGTCCAGCCGCTCGTGCGCGCGTTGAACGGCCTGCTCGAACGGCTCGCCACCGCGCTCGACATTCAGAAGGCGTTCGTCGCCGACGCCGCGCACGAGTTGCGCACGCCGCTTGCCGCCGTGCAGATTCAGGCGCAGCTCGTCGCGCGCGCGCGAGACGATGCCGCGCGCAGCGAGGCGCTCGCCGATCTGCAAACGGGCGTGACGCGCGCCACGCGTCTTGCCGAACAATTGCTGGCGCTCGCGCGCTCCGAACCGGACGGCCTCGCCGTCACCAACGCGATCGATCTGCGTGCGCTGTTGCAGGACTGCGTGGTGAACTATGCGCCGCTCGCGCAGAATCGCGGCGTCGATCTCGGCATCGAGGCGAGCGAACCCGCCACCGTGATCGGCGATGCCGACGCGCTGCGCGTGATGTTCAACAATCTCGTGGACAACGCAACCAAATACACGCCGCGCGGCGGCCAGGTGGACGTCAGTCTGCATGTCGAGGACGGTCATCCGACCGTACGGATCGCCGACAGCGGGCCGGGCATCGAGCCCGCCGAACGCGACCGCGTGTTCGACCGTTTCTATCGGGTGGGCGCCGGCGTGAACCGCGTGCGCACCGACGTGGCGGGCAGCGGGCTGGGACTGGCGATCGTGCGCCGCATCGCCACGCAGCATCATGCGGCGGTGTCGCTCGACGAATCGCCGGCGGGTGGTTTGCAGGTCAGCGTGCGCTTCTGA
- a CDS encoding response regulator, translated as MRILLVEDDRMIAEGVRKALRGEGFAVDWVEDGDAALSAAGSQPYDLVLLDLGLPKRDGLDVLRTLRARGHALPVLIVTARDAVADRVKGLDAGADDYLVKPFDLDELGARMRALIRRQSGRSDSTIRHGNLTLDPASHQVTLDGAPVALSAREFALLEALLARPGAVLSKSQLEEKMYGWGEEIGSNTVEVYIHALRKKLGAELIRNVRGLGYMIAKDA; from the coding sequence ATGCGCATCTTGCTAGTCGAAGACGACCGGATGATCGCCGAGGGTGTACGCAAGGCACTGCGCGGCGAAGGCTTCGCGGTCGACTGGGTGGAAGACGGCGACGCGGCGCTCAGCGCGGCGGGTTCGCAGCCTTACGATCTGGTGCTGCTCGATCTCGGTCTGCCCAAGCGCGACGGTCTCGACGTGTTGCGCACGCTGCGCGCGCGCGGCCACGCGCTGCCGGTGCTGATCGTCACCGCGCGCGACGCGGTGGCCGATCGCGTGAAGGGGCTCGACGCCGGCGCCGACGATTACCTTGTCAAACCTTTCGATCTCGATGAACTCGGCGCCCGCATGCGCGCGCTGATTCGCCGTCAGTCGGGGCGCAGCGATTCGACGATCCGCCACGGCAACCTGACGCTCGATCCCGCGTCGCATCAGGTCACGCTCGACGGCGCGCCGGTGGCGTTGTCGGCGCGCGAATTCGCGCTGCTGGAAGCCTTGCTCGCGCGGCCCGGCGCGGTGCTGTCGAAAAGTCAGCTCGAGGAAAAGATGTACGGCTGGGGCGAGGAGATCGGCAGCAATACCGTCGAGGTCTACATTCATGCGCTGCGCAAGAAGCTCGGCGCGGAACTGATTCGCAACGTGCGCGGCCTCGGTTACATGATCGCGAAGGACGCCTGA
- the dacB gene encoding D-alanyl-D-alanine carboxypeptidase/D-alanyl-D-alanine-endopeptidase produces MTHAFLSSFVRRLHRLARRSRCSAFFVFKHASDASNGLNASMPHRPQASSPRFKVKAVRLLACAALGATAALPLATQARVKATHPSVNVTTVLPQPVMIGLQRAHVPLSSISVVVEKVGDRTPILALNAAKPMMPASTMKLVTTYSGLSILGPDYRWRTSAYADGTLDASGVLHGNLYIQGTGDPKLVPEELIDLVQKIHKAGINGIDGALVLDKRYFDASTRDLPPFDDDATAPYNVGPDPLLYAFKSLSFTLTPSSDGSVAIDVLPALAQLQIDNQMRATSGPCRGDAASVSPTVTPQPNGTVVASFSGDYAVRCGPRTINVAVLDHSTFFAGGFLALWQQTGGTFNGATREGAVPVGARLVATHEGPVLSDIVRDINKFSNNTMARNLFLTIGAVEEKAPATPAKSARAIEAFLRRDALDMQYLSLDNGSGLSRDEHVTALSLADLLQRANASPVAQVFVESLPIAGVDGTMRNRLTNQGAGGNAHIKTGTLRDVRAIAGYVASADGNSYVVVSLINDPHSEAARAAHDALLEWVYQGPSQGFTRVSDPVAEPRAKPRKNPHPRAAH; encoded by the coding sequence ATGACGCACGCTTTTCTGTCTTCCTTCGTCCGCCGCCTGCATCGCCTCGCGCGGCGTTCGCGCTGTTCCGCCTTCTTCGTTTTCAAGCACGCGTCCGATGCATCGAACGGTTTGAATGCATCCATGCCGCATCGGCCGCAAGCTTCATCGCCGCGCTTCAAGGTCAAGGCCGTCCGGCTGCTCGCCTGCGCCGCGCTCGGCGCCACCGCCGCGCTGCCGCTCGCCACGCAGGCGCGCGTGAAGGCCACGCATCCGAGCGTGAACGTCACCACCGTGCTGCCGCAACCGGTGATGATCGGCCTGCAGCGCGCGCACGTGCCGCTGTCGTCGATCAGCGTGGTCGTCGAGAAAGTCGGCGACCGCACGCCGATCCTCGCGCTGAACGCCGCCAAGCCGATGATGCCCGCCTCGACGATGAAGCTCGTCACCACCTACTCCGGCCTGTCGATCCTCGGCCCCGACTACCGCTGGCGCACCAGCGCCTACGCGGACGGCACGCTCGACGCAAGCGGCGTACTGCACGGCAACCTGTACATCCAGGGTACCGGCGACCCGAAGCTCGTGCCGGAAGAACTGATCGACCTCGTGCAGAAGATCCACAAGGCGGGCATCAACGGCATCGACGGCGCGCTGGTGCTCGACAAGCGTTACTTCGACGCGTCGACCCGCGACCTGCCGCCGTTCGACGACGACGCCACCGCGCCGTACAACGTCGGTCCCGACCCGCTGCTGTATGCATTCAAATCGCTGTCGTTCACGCTGACGCCGTCGTCCGACGGCAGCGTCGCGATCGACGTGCTGCCCGCGCTCGCGCAACTGCAGATCGACAACCAGATGCGCGCGACCAGCGGCCCCTGTCGCGGCGATGCGGCGAGCGTCTCGCCCACCGTCACGCCGCAGCCGAACGGCACGGTCGTCGCGTCGTTCAGCGGCGACTATGCAGTGCGTTGCGGCCCGCGCACGATCAACGTCGCGGTGCTCGATCACTCGACCTTCTTCGCGGGCGGCTTCCTCGCGTTGTGGCAACAGACCGGCGGCACCTTCAACGGCGCGACGCGCGAGGGCGCGGTGCCGGTCGGCGCGCGCCTCGTCGCCACGCACGAAGGGCCGGTGCTATCCGACATCGTTCGCGACATCAACAAGTTCAGCAACAACACGATGGCGCGCAATCTGTTCCTGACCATCGGCGCGGTGGAAGAAAAGGCGCCCGCGACGCCGGCCAAATCGGCGCGCGCGATCGAGGCGTTCCTGCGCCGCGACGCGCTCGACATGCAATACCTGTCGCTCGACAACGGCTCGGGCCTGTCGCGCGACGAGCATGTCACCGCGCTTTCGCTCGCCGATCTGCTGCAACGGGCCAACGCGAGTCCGGTCGCCCAGGTGTTCGTCGAATCGCTGCCGATCGCGGGGGTGGACGGCACCATGCGCAACCGCCTGACCAACCAGGGCGCGGGCGGCAACGCGCACATCAAGACCGGCACGCTGCGCGACGTGCGGGCCATCGCGGGCTACGTCGCTTCAGCGGACGGCAACAGCTACGTGGTCGTCAGCCTGATCAACGATCCGCATTCGGAAGCGGCGCGCGCCGCGCACGATGCGTTGCTGGAATGGGTCTATCAGGGACCGTCGCAAGGCTTCACCAGGGTGTCCGATCCAGTCGCCGAGCCACGCGCGAAGCCCAGGAAAAACCCGCATCCGCGCGCGGCTCACTGA
- a CDS encoding sterol desaturase family protein has protein sequence MQFDAELLLLAMAPVFLACIGWEAWHLRRTRPGAQLYSWRDTLCNAGLALLQQAADKLAWLVIIPVYAFFYDHYRITTWQAGWVSFVVLFVAQDLLYYVFHRCSHRVRWLWAAHVVHHSSERMNFSTAFRQSLMYPIAGMWVFWIPLAVLGFPPKQIVAIVLINLGFQFFVHTQAIGKLGWLEYVLNTPSIHRVHHARNDRYIDRNYAGVLVIWDRLFGSYVDEDPHDAPVYGIVEPLHTYNPLKATFHEWASMAADFASVHGWRNKLRALFAPPAWAADYHARRAAGSTGSNSAMRAADVEENHTGAFETPRRP, from the coding sequence ATGCAATTCGATGCGGAATTGCTGCTGCTCGCCATGGCGCCAGTCTTTCTCGCATGCATCGGCTGGGAGGCGTGGCACCTGCGGCGCACGCGCCCCGGCGCGCAGCTCTATAGCTGGCGCGACACGCTCTGCAACGCCGGCCTCGCGCTGCTGCAGCAAGCCGCCGACAAGCTCGCGTGGCTCGTCATCATTCCGGTCTACGCGTTCTTCTACGATCACTATCGCATCACCACGTGGCAGGCCGGCTGGGTCTCGTTCGTCGTGCTGTTCGTCGCGCAGGATCTGCTCTATTACGTGTTTCACCGCTGTAGTCATCGCGTGCGCTGGTTGTGGGCCGCGCATGTCGTGCATCACTCGTCGGAGCGGATGAACTTCTCCACCGCGTTCCGGCAAAGCCTGATGTATCCGATCGCGGGCATGTGGGTGTTCTGGATTCCGCTCGCCGTGCTCGGCTTTCCGCCGAAGCAGATCGTCGCGATCGTGCTGATCAATCTCGGCTTCCAGTTCTTCGTGCATACCCAGGCGATCGGCAAACTCGGCTGGCTCGAATACGTGCTGAACACGCCGTCGATCCATCGCGTGCATCACGCGCGCAACGACCGATACATCGACCGCAACTATGCCGGCGTGCTGGTGATCTGGGATCGCCTGTTCGGCAGCTATGTCGACGAAGATCCGCACGACGCGCCGGTGTACGGCATCGTCGAACCGCTGCACACCTACAACCCGCTGAAGGCGACGTTCCACGAATGGGCCTCCATGGCCGCCGACTTCGCGAGCGTGCACGGCTGGCGCAACAAGTTGCGCGCGTTGTTCGCACCGCCCGCCTGGGCCGCGGATTATCATGCGCGGCGAGCCGCCGGATCGACCGGTTCGAACAGCGCGATGCGCGCGGCGGACGTAGAGGAAAACCATACGGGCGCGTTTGAAACACCGCGCAGGCCGTAG
- a CDS encoding SGNH/GDSL hydrolase family protein: protein MKHTASRNQQWLRVTQIAMASTAFALLAACGGGSDNNNNNASATPAGGVNLQVVSFGDSLSDVGTYAPVIQASFGGGRFTTNPGEVWTQKVAEYYGGTLSAANLGGFGQPLVATGGLGYAQGGSRVDLQPGPGYAPNNMAATTVPVTAQVTQYLSQHGSFNGSQLVLMNGGANDVFVQAQTVQAAGTAAAAAVLQGGGTAAAAQTAATNASQAAIPAALQAMTLAATKFVGAVQQVTGAGATHVVVSDIPDIKNTPQGVQSGATGQQLFDALVLTFNGTVQAGLASNKSVIYVSAYKWLDTSLASYQSLGFTVSNTNTACNLTAMGQNATAYATANPSVLQPGQTAAAYGAQFQSSLFCSPQTLTAAGADQTYMFADLVHPSTHLHALFAQTVEQAIAATGLGK from the coding sequence ATGAAACACACAGCATCGAGGAATCAACAATGGCTGCGCGTCACGCAGATCGCCATGGCCAGCACTGCGTTCGCCCTGCTCGCCGCATGCGGCGGCGGCAGCGATAACAACAACAATAACGCCAGCGCCACGCCGGCCGGCGGCGTGAACCTGCAGGTCGTGTCGTTCGGCGACAGCCTGTCCGATGTCGGCACGTATGCGCCGGTGATTCAGGCCAGCTTCGGCGGCGGCCGTTTCACGACGAATCCGGGTGAAGTGTGGACGCAGAAGGTCGCCGAGTATTACGGCGGCACGTTGAGCGCGGCGAACCTCGGCGGCTTCGGTCAGCCGCTGGTCGCGACCGGCGGCCTGGGTTATGCGCAAGGCGGTTCGCGCGTCGACCTGCAGCCGGGTCCGGGCTACGCGCCGAACAACATGGCCGCGACGACGGTTCCCGTCACCGCGCAGGTCACGCAGTATCTGAGCCAGCACGGCAGCTTCAACGGCAGCCAGCTGGTGCTGATGAACGGCGGCGCGAACGACGTGTTCGTCCAGGCGCAGACCGTCCAGGCGGCTGGCACGGCGGCAGCGGCGGCCGTGCTGCAAGGCGGCGGTACCGCGGCGGCGGCGCAGACGGCGGCGACAAACGCATCGCAGGCAGCGATTCCGGCAGCGCTTCAGGCCATGACGCTGGCCGCGACCAAGTTCGTCGGCGCGGTTCAGCAGGTCACCGGCGCGGGCGCGACGCACGTCGTGGTCTCGGATATTCCGGACATCAAGAACACGCCGCAGGGTGTGCAGAGCGGCGCCACCGGCCAGCAACTGTTCGACGCGCTGGTGCTGACGTTCAACGGCACGGTGCAGGCTGGTCTGGCATCGAACAAGTCGGTCATCTACGTGAGCGCGTACAAGTGGCTCGACACGTCGCTGGCTTCGTACCAGTCGCTGGGTTTCACGGTGTCGAACACGAACACCGCGTGTAACCTGACCGCGATGGGTCAGAACGCGACGGCTTACGCGACGGCTAATCCGTCGGTGCTGCAGCCGGGTCAGACGGCAGCGGCCTACGGCGCGCAGTTCCAGTCGTCGCTGTTCTGCTCGCCGCAGACGCTGACGGCCGCCGGCGCGGATCAGACCTACATGTTCGCCGACCTCGTGCACCCGAGCACGCATCTGCACGCGTTGTTCGCGCAGACGGTCGAGCAGGCGATCGCCGCGACGGGTCTGGGCAAGTAA